In Rhodothermus marinus DSM 4252, a single genomic region encodes these proteins:
- a CDS encoding lysophospholipid acyltransferase family protein: MAEEVRETSPVAPLLAPAPVEAPVEGAPPATLWTRLHFFWFVLVGIFSTLIIAPCQVLTHRFHPTAANFKKWARRWAGIILKACGWRVVCEDRARLPEGQPCIFVANHQCALDILVLSYALPYPFGFVAKAELERVPVLGWAMRHSASLFIDRNNPRRSLESLQLAGERIRQGHPVLLFPEGTRGYRKELRPFKKGAFLLAVEAGVPLVPVVIFDSYRRLDERRMVSRPGTIRVVIGEPVPTAGLRRRHLTTLMETVQARMQALLREAGNSA, translated from the coding sequence ATGGCTGAAGAAGTCCGCGAAACCTCCCCCGTTGCGCCGTTGCTGGCACCGGCGCCCGTCGAGGCTCCGGTCGAGGGCGCCCCGCCGGCCACGCTGTGGACCCGGCTGCACTTCTTCTGGTTCGTGCTGGTGGGCATTTTCAGCACGCTGATCATTGCCCCGTGCCAGGTGCTCACGCATCGCTTTCATCCGACGGCGGCCAACTTCAAAAAGTGGGCGCGGCGCTGGGCGGGCATCATCCTGAAAGCCTGTGGCTGGCGCGTGGTGTGCGAAGACCGGGCACGCCTCCCCGAAGGGCAGCCCTGCATTTTTGTAGCCAATCATCAGTGCGCCCTCGACATTCTGGTGCTGTCCTACGCGCTTCCTTATCCCTTCGGGTTTGTCGCCAAGGCGGAACTGGAGCGGGTGCCCGTGCTGGGCTGGGCCATGCGCCATTCGGCTTCGCTCTTTATCGATCGCAACAATCCGCGTCGCTCGCTGGAAAGCCTGCAACTGGCCGGCGAGCGCATCCGCCAGGGGCATCCCGTGCTGCTTTTTCCGGAAGGCACGCGTGGCTACCGGAAGGAGCTGCGGCCGTTCAAAAAGGGGGCGTTTCTGCTGGCTGTCGAGGCCGGCGTGCCGCTGGTACCCGTGGTCATCTTCGACAGCTACCGCCGGCTGGACGAGCGGCGAATGGTCTCGCGGCCGGGAACGATTCGAGTAGTGATCGGCGAACCCGTCCCGACAGCGGGACTCCGACG